The genomic interval TCGGGGCGCGAGCAGCACGACCAACCAGCATTTCTTCGGCCAGCTCGGCCAGCGGATTATCAAGAGCGTGAACGAGTTGGGGCCGTATGGTCGGCTGTATGAACTCGACCCGCGTCTTCGCCCGACCGGCAAGAGCGGGCCCATGGCCGTGACTTTGGAAGATCTTTACAACTACCACGCCAACGGAACCGGCGAGTTATGGGAACGTCAGGCCATGACCAAGGCCCGGCCGATCTTTGGCCCGCCAAGTGGGTGCGAAGCAGCCGAGAAAACCGTTCGCGATGCCATTGCTTGTCGGCCCTGGAAACCTTCCGATGCCGACGAGATCCGCAAGATGCGAACCCGCATGGAAGAAACGGCTTCGCGGAACAACATCAAACGCGGCCCAGGCGGAACCGTCGATATCGAGTTCATCGTGCAGATGCTGCAACTGAAGCACCTGGCCGAGAGCCCGGAAGTGATGGTGCCCAACACGCTCGACGGCCTGAAGCTTCTGCACGAAAAGGGCTACCTCAGCCAAGAAGACCACGACTATTTCTACAACGCGTACGAGTTCCTCCGCATGGTGGAAGCCCGACTGCGGCTGATGAACACCACGGCCCGGCACGACCTGCCGGAAGAACGCTTAGAGGTCGCCAAGCTGGCCTACCTGCTCGACTACGAAGACCCCGCCACGCTGCTGAAAGAGTGCCGCCAAATGACCCGCGAAACCCGCCGCCGGTTCGACCTGATCTTTGATAAGGCAGCCGCTGGATAAGCGAAACGCGGTTGTGCCTTTTCAGTTGATTCTCCGATCAATCCATATCGACGCATTAAGAACAGTCGTAGCCCAATCCGCTGAGATCTCTATCAAGCATCTTTCCTAGATTCTGATTCGAGTAACGAATTGCTTCTTGAACCTCTTGGGGGACGCTTGAAAGTACTGTACTGGATTTCCACCGAACCACCGCATTTAGCATGCTGATGAAAACACGGCGAGGGAATGAATAGGTCGACAGGCCTGGTATCGGTAAGAGGGGTTGATGATGGAGAGTACTACAAATTCGATTAAACAATTTAAGACATGACGCTTGCGCAGGATTCACTTTCTGCCCTGTAGGTACTCTTACTGTGGTTTCGGGAACAAAACTCGAGTCCACGCCAATTTGTCCATATAGTTGCTGCATGAACCCAACGCTGTTATTACAAAATTCCTCAAAGAAAAAGACATGCACACGATCCTGTCCGAATACATTAAAGAGGTGTTCGACATACTTGTCGTAGAAAAGTCGTTGATAAAGTCCGTGGGCATACGGAGAACTTAGACCGGTCGAACCGTTAATCACAGGCGACGATCCCTTAATGAGAAATTCCTTTCGAGACAGCACCCCACCTTCACGTATGTATTGACACCAAACTGAATCGAGAAAGGAATACTGTTCTCTGAGAACTACTAGAATCTTAGTTTCCGGGAAAGACTGCCCAAGAATATCAACTATGTACTGGGAATTCGCTCCACTGTACATGGCCCCGGAAAGCCCCTCAAAACTCCAAATCACCTTTTTGCCAGAAACCGTTTTATCCCGAATTCCATTAAAATAATTGACGAGTTCTTGGCGACAAAACCCATTGCTCCCCAGATGAATATTCCACATCAATTCTCTTGCTTCTGGATTTTTGTTCCAAGTAACCGTCTCAATTTCCGGATGGGAACTCAGTCCGATATCTTGAAAATAGGTGGATGCTGCTTTGTGCATTCCAATGTGAATTACGTCGATCACAATACCCCTCAGAACCGGTGAATCACAAACATATTGTTACAAACCCACCTCACCCTCAAAATTTAAATAATTTCATCATGATACCACGCGCATACTCAATATTCACAAAGATCAGATTAAGTCTATATGATGTTGAAACCCATCACCGGTTCAATCAGATCTTCTAGAAAGCTACCTGCGGACTAGAGTGACCCAACCGCGGATGGACGCGGATAAGAATATCGCTGCGGGATGGATCAAGAGCACGTGGTGGCCCAGAGATTTATCTCTGGGTAGCCGCAGGCTACAAGCGGCTAATGCATCAAGCTTGTACAAAATAGAACGTCTCTATCTTCAGTAACATCCATTCATGAGCCACTTGTCGGCGATGCCGACCCAGAGATGAATCTCTGGGCCAACCGTTGTTGGGGATTTGTAGTCGCCCTGCGATTGAATATCCATTCTCGACCCGCGACACGCGGTCCCTACGGGCGGCCCAAATCTCTTGCCGAAGGGGTCGAGCGTTCTTGCTGAGCCCGCGGGGCGATCATCCCTGGTCGCGATGGCCCGCGGTAAAGTTGCTGCTGCGTTCTTTCGCTGGGAGACAGTCGTTTTCGCATCAGTGGATCGCGCGTGGTGCGCTGCGTTCCTAGCAAGGGGCTACTCAGGTTGCGTAGTGGATCGGTCGACGGTAACACGTTTCCGGCGGCGTCTCTTATTCTTGCGTCGCGTTTCTCCGGCAGGATCGGCAACTTGCCGGTGACGTCGTACCCTTCGCGTTCCAATCGTTTCTGCACAGGGTTCACGCGGGTACGACCACTGTAGAGGGTATCGAAGACCATGTTCCGCCGTGGCAGAAGTCTTGGCCGCAAGTAATAGGGAACACCCAGAGCCGGGGTAGCCTCTGTTGTTGGGCGGGCCTGGGGCTCTTCCCCCCAGATCTTGGCCGAAGCGTAGAAGGCCACGATCAAAAAGATGGCTGCGGCAATCAAACCGATGAGCAGGTGTCGCATCACTTGGGACTCCTTTTACCCCCGGCCTGATCGACGACCGGGGCTAGGTTTCTTTCTGCCGAGAATCGTAATCGGCGAAGTCGATCATGTCGGCTGCGAAGGTCATCGGCAGGACGAAGATCTTTCCGTCCCCCATGCGGCCACTGCGTGCGACCGCGACAATCTTCCGCACGGTTTCTTCGACCCGCGAATCATCTAACCACATGCTGATTTCGATCTTGGGCAGAAACGTTTTGGAATATTCACTCTCGCTGTACTCGTCGAGATAATTCTTCTGCCGGCCAAAACCTTTCACCTCACGGACGTTGAGTGCTTCCAGCGGGGCGCGGCTGAGCGTGTCCAACACTTTCTCAGCCAAATAAGGCTTCACGATGGCGATAATTTGCTTCACGTTATTGAATTCTTTCGCTTTCTGAACGAAATCCAACCGATGCGACCGGCAGGTTTTGGCCGTAGCCGCTGTATCTTATAGTAAACCTTAAGCCTAATGCCCCGCTAGGGAGTTTGTGAAACTTGCTCCTTTGTTGCGGGAGTATTACAATCGGGACTTCCCCACCGAGATCGGGAACCCACCTTTATTTCCCCCCCCGGAAAGCCTCTCTACCGCGATGCACGCGTGGTATCAACTTACCGACCAGTCACTCGGAAAACGTAGCATTACGTTTATCCTGCTGAGTACTATGGTCTTATGGGGAGCCGGCATCACCCTTTCGGTGCCGAATTTCAAAGACACCAGCGTCCCGTTCATGTGCCAGGATCACGCTTGTTCCTGTCGCAACGCCGGTAACTGCTGGAACCATTGCTGCTGTTTCAGCCGAACCGAGAAGTTGGCCTGGGCCCAGAAAAATCAGGTTCAACCGCCTGAAAAGTTTGTGGCCGAATTAAAGAAGACAGTCGACACCTCGTCGGAATTTTGCGGCGAGTCAACACTTCGGCCTGACGTTTACGCCGCGCTTTGCACACTGCGAGGGACCAGTTCGGCGAAAACAGACGCTGCTTCCTGCTCGACCAAATCGTGTGTCGCGACTAGCAGCGAGCCCCAAGAGGCCCCTGCGTCACGTCCCATCTCGTTGACCAATTCGATGCGGTGCCATGCCTTGGCTAGCGTCACATTGATCTACTCGCCGGTGCTGGAATTCGATCTGGGCATCGGCCAAATGGTGGCTTTAGAAATCGAAGCCATGCCCCATGATTCTCTATTGCGGCCCACCTCTTTCCGCGCCGCGCCCGACTCGCCTCCTCCGCAGGCCTAACGTGTTTCTCAATATCTGATGAATGAATGCGTGTGCGCTGCTGCGCGCTTGCATGTTGCTATCGGTGTTCTGACGGCAACCTCTCCTCCCTGAAAGGGCGTCAAATAGCCCGCTGGAAATGAAGAGTCACTTCTTACTTCTTTAAAACACGTTACTTACTTAAAAACATAATCATGAATAGACGACAAGCTTTTACGCTGGTCGAGCTTCTGGTGGTGATTGCTATCATCGGAATCTTGATCGCTCTGCTGCTACCTGCTGTGCAACAGGCTCGCGAGGCCGCTCGGCGGATGCAATGCACCAATAACCTGAAGCAGCTGACGCTCGCTTTGCACAACTACGACGGGTCCCTCGGCAGCTTTCCGCCGGGCGGTTTGGGTTATCCGATGGTTTGGTCGGCTCAGGCCCAGTTGCTTCCTTATGTCGAGCAGGGCAACCTGCAAGATTTGCTCGACTTCACCCAACCCCCACTGACTGCTTTTGGGGGTCCTGCCCAAAACGAAAACGCGGCCCA from Bremerella alba carries:
- a CDS encoding P-II family nitrogen regulator, translating into MKQIIAIVKPYLAEKVLDTLSRAPLEALNVREVKGFGRQKNYLDEYSESEYSKTFLPKIEISMWLDDSRVEETVRKIVAVARSGRMGDGKIFVLPMTFAADMIDFADYDSRQKET